From the Clavibacter phaseoli genome, one window contains:
- a CDS encoding SDR family NAD(P)-dependent oxidoreductase, translating into MLIDLNDRVVVVSGAAQGIGRAIAERFLEEGCRVFGLDLRFRDALPEGITAIVADVTDQASVQAAVAQVVEAAGRVDVLVNNAGINVEGPVETLEPARFQAAFDVNVGGVFLLSQAVIPAMKAAGGGRIINAASFAAVIPSVGAAAYGASKAAVVQFTRVLASELGPWGITVNAYAPGMIPTAMNGFAEMPEPAQDRLLDTLSIRRWERPDDVADLLVFLASDKAAYITGTLVDVSGGKLATQMPQRAYEGEGAPERGPRDGAR; encoded by the coding sequence ATGCTCATCGACCTCAACGACAGGGTCGTCGTCGTCTCCGGTGCCGCCCAGGGCATCGGCCGCGCCATCGCCGAGCGCTTCCTCGAGGAGGGCTGCCGGGTCTTCGGGCTCGACCTCCGCTTCCGCGATGCGCTGCCGGAGGGGATCACCGCGATCGTCGCCGACGTCACCGACCAGGCCTCCGTGCAGGCCGCGGTCGCGCAGGTGGTCGAGGCGGCCGGACGGGTCGACGTCCTCGTGAACAACGCGGGGATCAACGTGGAGGGGCCGGTCGAGACGCTCGAGCCCGCGCGCTTCCAGGCCGCGTTCGACGTGAACGTCGGCGGGGTCTTCCTGCTCTCGCAGGCGGTCATCCCGGCCATGAAGGCGGCGGGTGGCGGGCGCATCATCAACGCGGCGTCGTTCGCGGCCGTCATCCCGAGCGTCGGCGCGGCCGCGTACGGCGCGTCGAAGGCGGCCGTCGTGCAGTTCACGCGCGTGCTCGCGAGCGAGCTCGGGCCGTGGGGCATCACCGTCAACGCGTACGCGCCCGGCATGATCCCGACGGCCATGAACGGCTTCGCCGAGATGCCGGAGCCCGCGCAGGACCGCCTGCTCGACACCCTCAGCATCCGCCGGTGGGAGCGGCCCGACGACGTGGCCGACCTCCTCGTGTTCCTCGCGAGCGACAAAGCCGCCTACATCACGGGCACGCTCGTCGACGTGAGCGGCGGCAAGCTCGCGACGCAGATGCCGCAGCGCGCGTACGAGGGCGAGGGCGCGCCGGAGCGCGGGCCGCGGGACGGCGCGAGATGA
- a CDS encoding ABC transporter permease — protein sequence MSTTSVTRRSTAPSFAQSTMLVTGREVRMRLRSKSFLISTGILLVGILVSIVVSGFLAANGGPGDGDTTRVAVVGTAQQQVAQASSLEAVPADSVEDAQAMVRDGDVEAAVVPDTQADSDGAVLVIGDTSAPDGVVSALTDTPRVELLDEPTTNPGVAYLVAIAFGLVFFISALTFGQIIAQSVVEEKQTRVVELLMSTIPVRALLAGKVLGNSILAFTQIALIALMTGVGLLVTEQTALLAVVGPAVLWFVVFFLFGFVLLASLFAAAASLVSRQEDVGAVTAPVTYLVMIPYFAVIFFNDNPVVMTIMSYVPFSAPVGMPMRLFLGSAQWWEPLVSLAVLIATTAVVVALGSRIYSNSLLRTGSRVKLKDALKG from the coding sequence GTGAGCACCACCAGCGTCACCCGACGGAGCACCGCCCCGTCCTTCGCCCAGTCCACGATGCTCGTGACGGGCCGCGAGGTGCGCATGCGCCTGCGCAGCAAGTCGTTCCTCATCAGCACCGGGATCCTGCTCGTCGGGATCCTCGTCTCCATCGTCGTCAGCGGCTTCCTCGCCGCGAACGGCGGCCCCGGCGACGGCGACACCACGCGCGTGGCCGTCGTCGGCACCGCCCAGCAGCAGGTCGCGCAGGCCTCGTCGCTCGAGGCCGTGCCCGCCGACAGCGTCGAGGACGCGCAGGCGATGGTGCGCGACGGCGACGTGGAGGCGGCCGTCGTCCCCGACACGCAGGCGGACTCCGACGGCGCCGTGCTCGTGATCGGCGACACCTCCGCGCCCGACGGCGTCGTCAGCGCCCTCACCGACACCCCGCGCGTCGAGCTCCTCGACGAGCCGACCACCAACCCGGGCGTCGCCTACCTCGTGGCGATCGCGTTCGGCCTCGTGTTCTTCATCTCCGCGCTGACGTTCGGGCAGATCATCGCCCAGAGCGTCGTGGAGGAGAAGCAGACCCGCGTGGTGGAGCTGCTCATGTCGACCATCCCCGTGCGGGCGCTGCTCGCGGGCAAGGTGCTCGGCAACAGCATCCTGGCGTTCACGCAGATCGCCCTCATCGCCCTGATGACGGGCGTCGGCCTCCTCGTGACCGAGCAGACCGCGCTGCTCGCGGTCGTCGGCCCGGCGGTGCTGTGGTTCGTCGTGTTCTTCCTGTTCGGGTTCGTGCTGCTCGCGTCGCTCTTCGCGGCCGCGGCCTCGCTCGTCTCCCGCCAGGAGGACGTGGGCGCCGTCACGGCGCCGGTCACGTACCTCGTGATGATCCCGTACTTCGCGGTCATCTTCTTCAACGACAACCCCGTGGTGATGACGATCATGTCGTACGTGCCGTTCTCGGCCCCGGTCGGGATGCCGATGCGGCTGTTCCTCGGCTCCGCGCAGTGGTGGGAGCCGCTCGTCTCGCTCGCCGTGCTCATCGCGACGACCGCCGTGGTGGTCGCCCTCGGATCCCGCATCTACAGCAACTCGCTGCTCCGCACCGGATCCCGCGTGAAGCTGAAGGACGCGCTGAAGGGATGA
- a CDS encoding Asp23/Gls24 family envelope stress response protein: MTDVTPATASSRAAAKHTPADSAAGKNTIADGVVEKVAGIAARQVAGVHDLGNGAARAVGAIRNVIGQQDRGQGISVEVGEKQVAADIVVVAEYPVALQDLADRIRESVTDAISQVVGMDVTEVNVTVSDVHIPSDDKDDDDDSKSRVQ, from the coding sequence ATGACCGACGTCACCCCCGCCACCGCCTCCAGCCGCGCCGCCGCGAAGCACACCCCCGCCGACTCGGCTGCCGGCAAGAACACGATCGCCGACGGCGTCGTCGAGAAGGTCGCCGGCATCGCGGCCCGCCAGGTGGCCGGCGTCCACGACCTCGGCAACGGCGCGGCCCGTGCCGTCGGCGCGATCCGCAACGTCATCGGCCAGCAGGACCGCGGCCAGGGCATCTCCGTCGAGGTCGGCGAGAAGCAGGTCGCCGCGGACATCGTCGTCGTCGCCGAGTACCCCGTCGCGCTGCAGGACCTCGCCGACCGGATCCGCGAGTCCGTCACCGACGCGATCTCGCAGGTCGTCGGCATGGACGTCACCGAGGTCAACGTCACCGTCTCCGACGTGCACATCCCGTCGGACGACAAGGACGACGACGACGACTCGAAGAGCCGCGTCCAGTAG
- a CDS encoding SDR family oxidoreductase — MSGARTHDDHDGDAPGEGSAGPRTLWVSGAGSGVGRATAVAAARDGWRLVLSGRRREALEETRALIDDLEFTAVVAPLDVTDDAALAAAVAGIDRLDGVVVAAGLNAPRRSWADQDLADFDRIVATNLTGPAHQVAAALPLLRASGGTVVLVSSYAAWTHSPGAGVAYSASKTALSTLVRDLNAQEAGAGIRATHLCPGTIDSDFLALRPSVPDAAERAAMLTPDDVARAAMFVLASPPHVRIDELVLSPMSQRGGF; from the coding sequence ATGTCCGGAGCACGGACGCACGACGACCACGACGGCGACGCGCCTGGGGAGGGATCGGCGGGCCCGCGGACCCTCTGGGTGAGCGGCGCGGGATCCGGCGTCGGCCGCGCGACCGCCGTCGCCGCGGCCCGCGACGGCTGGCGCCTCGTGCTCTCGGGCCGGCGCCGGGAGGCGCTCGAGGAGACGCGCGCGCTCATCGACGACCTCGAATTCACCGCGGTCGTCGCCCCGCTCGACGTCACGGACGACGCCGCGCTCGCCGCCGCCGTAGCGGGCATCGACCGGCTCGACGGCGTCGTGGTCGCCGCGGGTCTCAACGCCCCGCGCCGATCCTGGGCCGACCAGGACCTCGCCGACTTCGACCGCATCGTCGCGACCAACCTCACCGGCCCCGCGCACCAGGTCGCCGCCGCGCTCCCGCTGCTGCGGGCGTCCGGGGGCACGGTCGTGCTCGTCTCCTCGTACGCGGCGTGGACCCACTCGCCGGGCGCCGGGGTCGCCTACAGCGCCTCGAAGACGGCGCTCTCGACGCTCGTGCGCGACCTCAACGCGCAGGAGGCGGGCGCCGGGATCCGCGCCACGCACCTCTGCCCCGGCACGATCGACAGCGACTTCCTCGCGCTCCGGCCGAGCGTGCCCGACGCCGCCGAGCGCGCCGCGATGCTCACGCCCGACGACGTGGCGCGCGCCGCCATGTTCGTGCTCGCCTCGCCGCCGCACGTGCGGATCGACGAGCTGGTTCTGTCCCCGATGTCGCAGCGCGGGGGGTTCTGA
- a CDS encoding MFS transporter: protein MTTDQRIRPDGSAVRRGLLTFMAAPPPAPRLDDATVAKRYPRLRLQVFLGIFIGYAAYYLIRNNVPLVATILRDENGFSALGLGILTNGVLLAYGFSKFLSAIVSDRSSARWFLPIGLLLSAFANLVVAFVPAVGASVALFAVVMIVNGFFQGMGWPPSGRTLVHWFSTSERGGKTAIWNVAHNVGGAGAGGLAGLAIATFGTWQSAFWFPAIVCIVIALVAFVLLRDTPESEGLPPIEEHRHDPAPVETDAADEGASTWSTIRRYVIGNRTMVNLALANVFVYTLRYGVLVWAPIYLADVRGASLGEGIAGFSLFELAGIPGTLLCGYISDRVFRGRRSPTGILFMAAVGVAVAIYWLSPADGPLWVSLAALVLIGGLIYGPVMLIGLQALDLSPRKVAGTAAGFTGLFGYVLGATLASTGIGASVHAFGWDVTFVLILVCVALAILLLAIVGKDESALRRRREERGDVAAR from the coding sequence ATGACCACCGACCAGCGCATCCGACCCGACGGGTCCGCCGTCCGCCGCGGGCTCCTCACCTTCATGGCGGCTCCGCCGCCCGCTCCACGGCTCGACGACGCCACCGTCGCGAAGCGCTACCCCCGCCTGCGCCTGCAGGTGTTCCTGGGCATCTTCATCGGCTACGCGGCCTACTACCTCATCCGCAACAACGTGCCGCTGGTGGCGACGATCCTCCGCGACGAGAACGGCTTCAGCGCCCTCGGCCTCGGGATCCTCACCAACGGCGTGCTCCTCGCCTACGGGTTCAGCAAGTTCCTGAGCGCCATCGTGAGCGACCGCAGCAGCGCGCGCTGGTTCCTCCCCATCGGCCTGCTGCTGTCCGCGTTCGCCAACCTGGTGGTCGCGTTCGTCCCGGCCGTGGGCGCGTCCGTGGCGCTGTTCGCGGTGGTCATGATCGTCAACGGCTTCTTCCAGGGGATGGGCTGGCCGCCGTCCGGCCGCACGCTCGTGCACTGGTTCTCCACCTCCGAGCGCGGCGGGAAGACCGCCATCTGGAACGTCGCCCACAACGTCGGCGGCGCCGGCGCGGGCGGCCTCGCGGGCCTCGCCATCGCGACCTTCGGCACCTGGCAGAGCGCGTTCTGGTTCCCGGCGATCGTCTGCATCGTGATCGCGCTGGTCGCCTTCGTGCTCCTCCGCGACACCCCCGAGTCCGAGGGCCTGCCGCCCATCGAGGAGCACCGCCACGACCCCGCGCCCGTCGAGACCGACGCCGCCGACGAGGGCGCGTCGACCTGGTCGACCATCCGCCGCTACGTCATCGGCAACCGCACCATGGTGAACCTCGCGCTCGCCAACGTCTTCGTCTACACGCTCCGCTACGGCGTGCTCGTGTGGGCGCCCATCTACCTCGCGGACGTGCGCGGCGCGAGCCTCGGCGAGGGCATCGCCGGGTTCTCGCTGTTCGAGCTCGCGGGGATCCCCGGCACCCTCCTCTGCGGGTACATCAGCGACAGGGTCTTCCGCGGGCGGCGCTCGCCGACGGGGATCCTGTTCATGGCGGCGGTCGGCGTGGCCGTGGCGATCTACTGGCTCTCGCCCGCCGACGGTCCGCTCTGGGTGTCGCTCGCGGCGCTCGTGCTCATCGGCGGCCTGATCTACGGGCCCGTCATGCTCATCGGCCTGCAGGCGCTCGACCTCAGCCCCCGCAAGGTCGCGGGCACCGCGGCCGGCTTCACGGGCCTGTTCGGCTACGTGCTCGGCGCGACCCTCGCCTCCACGGGCATCGGCGCCTCCGTGCACGCGTTCGGCTGGGACGTGACCTTCGTGCTGATCCTCGTGTGCGTCGCGCTCGCGATCCTGCTGCTCGCGATCGTGGGCAAGGACGAGTCGGCGCTGCGCCGTCGCCGCGAGGAGCGCGGGGACGTCGCGGCCCGCTGA
- a CDS encoding response regulator: MSADPTGPAPAAPASVRVLLVDDQALVRAGIRVILESEDGIEVVGEAADGEEGVRLAAALAPDVICMDVQMPRLDGLEATRRIVADPAITAGVLMLTTFDREDYLFTALDAGASGFVLKSASPESLVEAVHVIARGDALLSPDVTRRVIERFGRGSGAPDDAAAPAPAPTIPTDPRVATLTDRELEVLRLLAEGLANAEIAERLYLGEATVKTHVSRLLLKLGVRDRVQAVVFAYERGIVVPGAS; the protein is encoded by the coding sequence ATGAGCGCCGACCCGACCGGCCCGGCACCCGCCGCGCCCGCCTCCGTCCGCGTCCTGCTCGTCGACGACCAGGCGCTCGTGCGCGCCGGGATCCGCGTGATCCTCGAGAGCGAGGACGGCATCGAGGTGGTCGGCGAGGCCGCCGACGGCGAGGAGGGCGTGCGCCTGGCCGCCGCGCTCGCGCCCGACGTGATCTGCATGGACGTGCAGATGCCGCGCCTCGACGGGCTCGAGGCCACGCGCCGCATCGTCGCGGATCCCGCGATCACCGCGGGCGTCCTCATGCTCACCACGTTCGACCGCGAGGACTATCTCTTCACCGCGCTGGACGCGGGCGCGAGCGGTTTCGTGCTGAAGAGCGCGTCGCCGGAGTCGCTCGTGGAGGCGGTGCACGTGATCGCGCGCGGCGACGCGCTGCTCTCGCCCGACGTCACGCGCCGGGTCATCGAGCGCTTCGGCCGCGGATCCGGCGCCCCCGACGACGCCGCCGCGCCCGCTCCCGCGCCGACCATCCCGACCGACCCGCGCGTCGCCACGCTCACCGACCGCGAGCTCGAGGTGCTGCGCCTCCTCGCGGAGGGCCTCGCCAACGCGGAGATCGCCGAGCGCCTCTACCTCGGCGAGGCCACCGTGAAGACGCACGTCTCGCGCCTGCTGCTGAAGCTCGGCGTCCGCGACCGCGTGCAGGCGGTCGTGTTCGCGTACGAGCGCGGGATCGTGGTGCCGGGCGCGAGCTGA
- a CDS encoding DUF805 domain-containing protein, with product MTDATPPGSRTPLELPLYGASWSEAMRRFFLKYSTFRGRASRSEFWWWALTAFVATSALRTLSDLNTDRDPLGPFDAVMISDPWGAVLGVLQLAVFIPSFAVSWRRLHDVDRSGTWTFINFIPILGTIVYVIMTAGRPRPAGARFD from the coding sequence ATGACCGATGCGACGCCGCCCGGATCCCGCACGCCGCTCGAGCTGCCGCTGTACGGCGCATCGTGGAGCGAAGCGATGCGGAGGTTCTTCCTCAAGTACTCGACGTTCCGCGGGCGCGCGAGCCGGAGCGAGTTCTGGTGGTGGGCGCTCACGGCGTTCGTCGCCACGTCCGCGCTCCGGACCCTGAGCGACCTGAACACCGACCGCGATCCACTCGGTCCGTTCGACGCGGTGATGATCTCGGACCCGTGGGGCGCCGTCCTCGGCGTGCTCCAGCTGGCGGTGTTCATCCCGTCGTTCGCCGTCTCCTGGCGTCGGCTGCACGACGTCGACCGCAGCGGCACGTGGACGTTCATCAACTTCATTCCGATCCTCGGGACGATCGTCTACGTGATCATGACGGCCGGCCGACCCCGCCCCGCCGGCGCGCGCTTCGACTGA
- a CDS encoding SMP-30/gluconolactonase/LRE family protein, protein MSVTIWEAQPLDTVRSEHAEAPLWDEERGTLLWADQYVGIVREATLDPVTLAVGPVTETHVGGPVGAVLRHADGGHVLAARDGFVRLTADGGLIPLAHVLPADGIRRRMNDGEVDPRGRLWAGSMAFDKMPGAGALYLLDRGVATTVLEGVTISNGTAFSADGSEMLYIDTTTQQVRRFRVTDEGGLADPEVVVEIDPADGHPDGMCVDDEGCLWVALWGGSEVRRFSPTGEHVGSVRVDAPQVSSCAFVGPDRDVLVITTSQEGYSAEDSARHARAGMLFAVRPGVTGPGAAPYRD, encoded by the coding sequence ATGAGCGTCACGATCTGGGAGGCGCAGCCGCTCGACACCGTCCGCTCCGAGCACGCCGAGGCGCCGCTGTGGGACGAGGAGCGCGGCACCCTCCTCTGGGCCGACCAGTACGTCGGCATCGTGCGCGAGGCCACGCTGGATCCGGTCACGCTCGCGGTCGGGCCCGTCACCGAGACGCACGTGGGCGGCCCGGTCGGCGCGGTCCTCCGGCACGCGGACGGCGGCCACGTGCTCGCGGCGCGCGACGGCTTCGTCCGCCTCACTGCGGACGGCGGGCTGATCCCCCTGGCCCACGTGCTGCCGGCCGACGGCATCCGGCGCCGCATGAACGACGGCGAGGTCGATCCGCGCGGCCGGCTCTGGGCCGGATCCATGGCCTTCGACAAGATGCCCGGCGCGGGCGCGCTCTACCTCCTCGACCGGGGCGTCGCGACGACCGTGCTCGAGGGCGTCACCATCTCGAACGGCACCGCCTTCTCGGCCGACGGCTCCGAGATGCTCTACATCGACACGACCACGCAGCAGGTGCGCCGCTTCCGCGTCACCGACGAGGGCGGGCTGGCGGATCCCGAGGTGGTGGTCGAGATCGACCCGGCCGACGGCCACCCCGACGGCATGTGCGTCGACGACGAGGGGTGCCTCTGGGTCGCGCTCTGGGGTGGCAGCGAGGTGCGCCGCTTCTCCCCGACCGGCGAGCACGTCGGATCCGTGCGGGTCGACGCGCCCCAGGTCTCCAGCTGCGCCTTCGTCGGCCCTGACCGCGACGTCCTCGTGATCACGACCTCGCAGGAGGGCTACTCGGCGGAGGACTCCGCGCGGCACGCGCGCGCGGGGATGCTGTTCGCGGTGCGGCCGGGGGTCACGGGGCCGGGGGCCGCGCCCTACCGGGACTGA
- a CDS encoding Asp23/Gls24 family envelope stress response protein produces the protein MNDAAPAIRPIDLTGIDAAHPEGETAAHRIGVAAAETAAGVTGVHHLGGSAARALDAASRAIRGTSTGPGVTVSEEAGGTVIDIDLVVEYPTPVQDVVDETREQVARAARQIAPGAVRVNIRVTDVHGPFDDEQSPAGAALEKAKGAGSDALAKAKAAGSEGLDRAKAAGAEAADRARDAGDRIQDASADAAARAQDAGSRAADTAREIGSEVADRAKAAGAVLADSAKADVEETREAAEERDDRADRADDAADFDTYAEQPAGLASPDVTVVVDGHGDGTTRVEVDGPATVEVQGDRVEVDGAASTRGDDEADRA, from the coding sequence GTGAACGACGCCGCACCCGCCATCCGTCCCATCGACCTGACCGGCATCGACGCCGCGCACCCGGAGGGGGAGACGGCCGCGCACCGCATCGGCGTCGCCGCGGCCGAGACCGCCGCGGGCGTCACGGGCGTGCACCACCTCGGCGGCTCGGCCGCGCGGGCGCTCGACGCGGCGTCGCGGGCGATCCGCGGCACGAGCACCGGACCCGGCGTCACGGTCTCCGAGGAGGCCGGCGGCACCGTGATCGACATCGACCTCGTGGTCGAGTACCCGACGCCCGTGCAGGACGTCGTCGACGAGACGCGCGAGCAGGTGGCCCGCGCCGCCCGGCAGATCGCGCCCGGCGCGGTGCGCGTCAACATCCGCGTGACCGACGTGCATGGACCGTTCGACGACGAGCAGTCGCCCGCGGGCGCCGCGCTCGAGAAGGCGAAGGGCGCGGGATCGGACGCGCTCGCGAAGGCCAAGGCGGCCGGATCCGAGGGGCTCGACAGGGCGAAGGCCGCGGGAGCCGAGGCCGCCGACCGTGCCCGCGACGCCGGGGACCGGATCCAGGACGCCTCCGCCGACGCCGCCGCCCGCGCGCAGGACGCCGGATCGCGCGCCGCCGACACGGCCAGGGAGATCGGCTCCGAGGTGGCCGACCGGGCGAAGGCCGCGGGGGCCGTGCTCGCCGACTCCGCGAAGGCGGACGTCGAGGAGACCCGCGAGGCGGCCGAGGAGCGCGACGACCGCGCCGATCGCGCCGACGACGCGGCCGACTTCGACACCTATGCGGAGCAGCCCGCCGGACTCGCGTCGCCTGACGTCACCGTCGTCGTCGATGGCCACGGCGACGGCACCACCCGCGTGGAGGTCGACGGCCCCGCGACGGTCGAGGTGCAGGGCGACCGCGTGGAGGTCGACGGCGCCGCGAGCACCCGCGGCGACGACGAGGCCGACCGCGCCTAG
- the aqpZ gene encoding aquaporin Z yields MSKSSTAARAPRDTPAQGRGQKAASAAHRPSAAARWGAEAFGTFLLVFGGVGTALYASAFPDDGNATGVGFLGVALAFGLTVMAGVAAVGGISGGHFNPAVSVGLAFAGRIGWREVPGYVIAQLVGGILASSALALIAADGPAGYLAAARDAGFASNGYGDASPGGFGLAAVLLTEVILTAVFVTVILAVTGQKAYAAVAPIVIGLTLTLIHLISIPVSNTSVNPARSIAAAIYGGPVALGQVWAFIVAPLVGAAIAGLAHRALTRAADVPA; encoded by the coding sequence ATGAGCAAGTCGAGCACCGCCGCGAGGGCGCCCCGCGACACCCCCGCGCAGGGCCGCGGCCAGAAGGCGGCATCCGCCGCGCACCGCCCGTCGGCCGCCGCGCGCTGGGGCGCCGAGGCGTTCGGCACCTTCCTCCTCGTGTTCGGCGGCGTCGGCACCGCGCTGTACGCGTCCGCGTTCCCCGACGACGGCAACGCCACGGGCGTCGGCTTCCTCGGCGTCGCGCTCGCGTTCGGCCTCACCGTCATGGCGGGCGTCGCCGCGGTCGGCGGGATATCCGGCGGCCACTTCAACCCCGCCGTCTCCGTCGGCCTCGCGTTCGCCGGCCGCATCGGCTGGCGCGAGGTGCCCGGCTACGTGATCGCGCAGCTCGTCGGCGGGATCCTCGCCTCCAGCGCCCTCGCCCTCATCGCCGCCGACGGCCCCGCCGGGTACCTCGCCGCGGCCCGGGACGCGGGCTTCGCGTCGAACGGCTACGGCGACGCATCGCCCGGCGGCTTCGGCCTCGCCGCCGTCCTGCTCACCGAGGTGATCCTCACCGCGGTCTTCGTCACCGTGATCCTCGCCGTCACCGGCCAGAAGGCGTACGCGGCCGTCGCGCCGATCGTCATCGGGCTGACGCTCACCCTGATCCACCTCATCAGCATCCCGGTCAGCAACACCTCCGTGAACCCGGCCCGCTCCATCGCGGCCGCGATCTACGGCGGACCCGTCGCGCTCGGGCAGGTGTGGGCGTTCATCGTCGCGCCGCTGGTCGGCGCCGCGATCGCCGGGCTCGCGCACCGCGCGCTGACCCGCGCCGCCGACGTCCCCGCCTGA
- a CDS encoding ABC transporter ATP-binding protein has translation MLEVQNVTRSFGDRRVLDDVSFTVRPGRLTGFVGGNGAGKTTTMRIMLGVLTADSGTVSLNGRDLGTSSRRTFGYMPEERGLYPKMKLQEQIVYLGRLHGMSAADATASTERLLERLSLGERRNDPIESLSLGNQQRAQIAASLVHDPEVLVLDEPFSGLDPIAVETVLGVLTERAAQGVPVLFSSHQLDIVERLCDDVVVIAEGRIRASGDREELRDQHSRPLTELQIAGDGGWVRDVPGVEVVEFDGGYVLFEAEEEARQRVLAEAVSRGSVTGFTRRRPTLSEIFQEVVQ, from the coding sequence GTGCTCGAAGTCCAGAACGTCACGCGATCGTTCGGGGACCGTCGCGTCCTCGACGACGTGTCCTTCACCGTGCGGCCGGGGAGGCTGACCGGCTTCGTCGGCGGCAACGGCGCCGGCAAGACCACCACCATGCGGATCATGCTCGGCGTGCTCACCGCCGACTCCGGCACCGTCTCGCTCAACGGCCGCGACCTCGGCACCTCGAGCCGCCGCACCTTCGGCTACATGCCCGAGGAGCGCGGCCTCTACCCGAAGATGAAGCTGCAGGAGCAGATCGTCTACCTCGGCCGCCTGCACGGCATGAGCGCCGCCGACGCGACCGCGAGCACCGAGCGCCTGCTCGAGCGGCTCAGCCTCGGCGAGCGCCGCAACGACCCCATCGAGTCGCTGTCGCTCGGCAACCAGCAGCGGGCGCAGATCGCCGCGAGCCTCGTGCACGACCCCGAGGTGCTCGTGCTCGACGAGCCGTTCTCGGGCCTCGACCCGATCGCGGTCGAGACCGTCCTCGGCGTGCTCACCGAGCGGGCCGCGCAGGGCGTGCCCGTGCTCTTCTCCTCGCACCAGCTCGACATCGTGGAGCGCCTCTGCGACGACGTGGTCGTCATCGCCGAGGGCCGGATCCGCGCGTCCGGCGACCGCGAGGAGCTCCGCGACCAGCACAGCCGCCCCCTCACGGAGCTGCAGATCGCGGGCGACGGCGGCTGGGTGCGCGACGTGCCCGGCGTCGAGGTCGTCGAGTTCGACGGCGGCTACGTGCTCTTCGAGGCCGAGGAGGAGGCGCGCCAGCGCGTGCTCGCCGAGGCCGTCTCCCGCGGATCCGTCACGGGCTTCACCCGCCGCCGCCCCACCCTCAGCGAGATCTTCCAGGAGGTCGTCCAGTGA
- a CDS encoding RNA polymerase sigma factor — protein sequence MLGPGRGRHTCRGRRDRLEAIIGTDEDPLLHAADATLASRAADGDVQAFAQLARRHGPLMRVYAARILGSDIESDDVVQESFLTGWRRLGELESPAGVRSWLIRIVTHKAIDRIRVRRHHDDIDDWDPAAPAARGPERIVETRLQLDAVWDAVGRLPDDQRRCWLLRETADLSYQEIADELDLPLSTVRGLLARARRSLLRELEAWR from the coding sequence ATGCTCGGTCCGGGGCGCGGCCGGCACACCTGCCGCGGACGACGAGACCGGCTGGAGGCGATCATCGGCACCGACGAGGATCCGCTCCTCCACGCCGCCGACGCCACCCTCGCGTCGCGCGCGGCCGACGGCGACGTGCAGGCGTTCGCGCAGCTGGCCCGACGCCACGGACCGCTCATGCGCGTGTACGCGGCGCGCATCCTCGGCTCCGACATCGAGTCCGACGACGTCGTGCAGGAGTCCTTCCTCACGGGCTGGCGCCGGCTCGGCGAGCTCGAGAGCCCCGCGGGCGTCCGCTCGTGGCTGATCCGCATCGTCACCCACAAGGCCATCGACCGGATCCGCGTCCGCCGCCACCACGACGATATCGACGACTGGGATCCGGCGGCGCCCGCCGCGCGCGGCCCCGAGCGCATCGTCGAGACCCGGCTCCAGCTCGACGCCGTGTGGGACGCTGTCGGCAGGCTGCCGGACGACCAGCGGAGGTGCTGGCTCCTCCGGGAGACGGCGGACCTCAGCTACCAGGAGATCGCGGACGAGCTCGACCTCCCCCTCTCCACCGTGCGCGGCCTGCTGGCCCGGGCGCGGCGGTCCCTGCTCCGCGAACTGGAGGCATGGCGATGA